The DNA sequence TGCGGCAGGTCTGAGACGGACAATCACTTTTTCGCTTTTTTTCCACGTTTCCAGAATGTTCATCCGAGTATTTTTGCAGATTGTTGCGAGAAAAACAATTCGTACGACGACAGGCCGTCACGTACCTGGAGGAATTCACCTAATTCGATCTGTCCGTTCTTGTTGACGTCCACCTCGTTCAGAATTTCATGGAGGGCGTTCTCGTCGATGTGGACACTGATACTCTACACAGAGAAAAGAAAACCAGATGGAATCTTGACCCAGTTACATCAAAGACGATCAGAGGAGACTCACGTCGAGGACTTGCTGGACATCAGGCGTGGTGATGAATCCTTTACGTTCtttatcaaacatttgaaatcgCTTCTTGTACCTGCCGAGCACATCAAAGTCGAGCGCATTCCTTCTCGATGACTGACTCATGAGTTTATGGCAGACCTTTGGCCGGGGAACGCTCGTACCTGGCTATTTCCTGGTTGTCCAGGGTCATTTCGGATGTCTTGGTCAACTGCTCCGAACGGGATCGGTAGCCCATCTCTTGGTACAAGAACTTCTTGGCTGCTTCCAGCTCGGCCTAGATTTGAAAAAAGTCAATAGAATCACGGTCGATCTGGGatgtttggggtttttttccctcccttgaGTGACAATAAAGGCTCGGATTACAGGTACACAGTATTAGAGTCTAAGGCGTGGACTTCCCTATTGTGCTGATAGAAAACCCAAGTGGGGATTCCACcagttttcaaaagaaaataGTTGCGGGTTTTGGTACCGTCTTGCGCTCTTGGCTCCAGCCCAACTCCTTGGCCATGATCTGCACAATGCGCGGGAGGGCCTCGTCGGCCGCCTGCACATTCAGGAAGCCCAGTCGTGTCCGCCGGGCGATGAGGTCAATGGCGGTACAGGCGTATTCCTTGATGGCGTAcagcacctgcgacgggacgtagaccgtgacgacgacgatgacaaCATTTGGACGCCGTGGCGCTTCACCTCAGCCTCGATGTAGGGGAACTCCGACACCAGCCTTTTCCCAACTATCGGCCATCTTCGTCCTGTGACCATGGCCAACTTGGCCACGTCGTACGCCTTCCCTCCATACGTGGAAGCCAAATGTTGTGCGACCTGAACAGAAGGTCCAGTATGCTTTTAATTGACCTCCAATTGCAAGAATGATGGATTATTTTTTTGGAGCACCTTGTTGTCGAGATGTCTACAGAATACACAACAGCGTTTTGCTATTCAGATCGTCGGCTTACCCATCATGCAAAAGGGCAAACACTGTCCAAATATCAGCAGTGACCTTTGAAGAATATTCCGTAGCGCCTCCGAGCGCTTTTAATAAGGAGTAAGTGAACCGCACCATGACTTTGCTCCACTGAAACAATGTTCTAGCGAATTTAATGGGGGGGTAGTGGCTAACTGTTGCCGATGTAAATCAATGGATCGGATGGACTTCATGCTAATGCCGTTGTTCGGCATACAGGCTCTTGACGTGTCAAGTCTTGGAAATGTCGACGTCGTTAAAGTCAACATCGAGGTGGAAGCGGTCAATGTAGGCGGCTGGTTCTGAAATTCTGGTCTGGTACGATTGGGCTATGACTAAATAGaacaaacaaaagcatcctACTTCCTGCTCCAAGCCGTAGTCCTGCACCAGACGGATGTAAAGTGTTGGTGTCCAGTCTTTGGAGCCCTCTAACATCAAGCCCACAGTCTTGCATTTCTCAGCTGGGAGGCCATGTCTTTTGATGGCAGCGTCCAAAGTCTCCTCAGCCATGGATCTGTAGGTGGTCCACTTACCACCTGCGGACGCAAGCGCCATTGAAATAAAAGTGGCCCAATGAACCGTTCGCCCCAAACACAAAGAAGCTGACCCGCAATGGTGACCAGTCCGCTGTCACTGATGCTGACAATGTGGTTACGGCAGATGGACTGAGTGTCTTTGGAGTTGGGGTCCGTCACCAGAGGGCGGATTCCGCTCCACGCTGCCAAGACGTCGCCTCGTCTCACTGCGGTGTAACAAAGTTTCATTTGCGTTTGATGAGCTCCCGGACCAAACTGCAGTTCCTACCTTCCACGTCGGGGCTCAGGTAGTTGCGGACCTCATTCAGGATGAAGTTGATGTCGTCCTCGCCGGGGATGGGGTGGGCTGTCACTGTGGTGGGAGTGTCTGTGGTTCCAGCGATGGTCATCTTCTCCCAAGGCAGGAAGAAGATGACCCGGCCGTCACTTGTGGCCGGGTCCAACAGGCCCATGTTATCGGGgctgtgtgacaaaaaaaaaaaatcagtcggaTGAGCTGAAAAGTGTGCCTGCCGTGTATCGAACGGTCCAGACCTGTAGTAACCCGGGATGACGATATGCACGCCGGCACTGGGCTGGCAGATGTTTTGGGTTTCCTGGTTATCCATCTTCCTCACCGAATCCGTGAAGGGCCCGGTGGCGTTGATGACACATTTGGCTTTGACATCGAATTCCTCGCCTTCGACAGGTAAGCAGTGACGAAACGTGATCGACAGCCCAATGCTTCTCTCGACGGCTAGTGAGAAATCTTTGCCCACCTGTGAGAAGGTCCCGGCAGTGTGCCCCGCATACCGTCTCGCTTCCGGTTTGCGGGTCCTTTTTCTTCAGCAGGTGAACCACCTCGGTGTAGTTGGCCATGGCGGCACCGTAGCGGGCTGCGGTGAGGCCGATGGCTAAGTTCATACGGGCGTCGTTGTGTTGCCCTGCGGGGCGACGGACGGGGaaaggaaaaataaaagcacattgGTTGTTCCTTGGTGAAGACAACAGACAGGAGGCAGAAGACATTTGTTGCGTAGACAGTCCGACCAATTGCATCGCCGGAGAAAAGGTCAGACTTTGGAAATGTCACAAGCGTGATTGTACCAGATGGCAGAaattaagggaaaaaaaaaaaaacatcctccaCTCCGGCTGTCGGGGCTGCAGAAGGCTGACGGAATGTACAACAGAAATGCTTTGCATTATTTCTCAGAAGGTTCTGATCCACAAATCACTGGCTGGACCGTCACCATTAAAACCCAAAACAACTTTTCTATCATGGAGGCAACGGTAGGACCGTTAACAACATGTTTATTTTGGGTGACTCAAAGCAATTTTACTTTCAGCTTTGGCTTTCCTGGAAATCTTCATCACCGCATATTTCTCTGAAGGCATCTCAGCAGAAAAGACCAAGGTCAAACTACTCAGCTCTTCAAAAATAAACTATAAactctactaaaaaaaaaaaatgtccgccGCTTACCATCGTAATAGACGATGGCTCCCACCAGCTTGTCCTTCTTCAGCATGGGAAAGAACTCCAAGGCTTTGGTCTTACTGAGGACGTAACTGCTCTTTAAGCACTGAACGCCGGCCACCAGGTCGTACATCTTGATGCCCGCCCAATAATACGGAAGCTGCCACCATCTGGGATAACCCGTGAGAACGGTGAGGAACGATACATGGATTGGAAAAATCCAAATGAGTACCAACCCACTTGTAAACAGGAAGCATGATTGGAAGTGGCGCTGACAGGTGAGGAGCAACCTCCAGAAGGTTGGCTCGCTCATGGAGGGCTTCTTTCACCATCATGTACTGTTGTGGGAGATATCCACTCAAGAAACATCTGGATAATAAACCGAGGAACTTCGGCATTCCATACCTGCTCATAGTCGAGTTTCATGATGGCCTTTTGGAGGTAGCGAACGCCGCCGTGAATGAGTTTGGTGCTCCGGCTACTCGTGCCGGAAGAGAAGTCGTCTCTTTCCACGAGAGCAGTCTGAAGGTCTACAGAGGAGAATGCTCACAGGGAACATCTTGACAAGAATTTGAAATGTACTGAAGGTTCTTACTGCGCGTGACAGCATCTAAGGCACATCCCACACCCGTGGCTCCGCCTCCAATCACCAGGACGTCAAAGTCTTTGTCTTTCAGCGTGGCGAGCTGGGCCCGCCTCGAGGGAAGCTCGTGGCGAAAGGGAGCCTTCAGCTCGGCTTCTGCCGCCACGCGAGCTAACCGAGCCTGGATGTGACGCAGACGGGCGCGGAAATTACTCCACGTTGGTTTTTAGAAGAAAGTTAGCGGGCCCGTGGATCTGCTGCGACCTGAGGCATGCTATTCGCGTTAAGCTACGAGAAACAAAAGCAAAGCTCTTCTACGTTCTATCCAAGTTCAAAATGAATGTTAGCAAAAAATTAACTAGCGCTGTTAATGTTAAGCTGCAAAGTGTGCGCTTGTCTTCTCGTTGTCAGCGTTGATAAAAATCCAGAtttagggggaggggggggtcgagGCTCGGTGCGACCTGCTGCAACATGCAACTTgcaaaaacacacaacacaaatCATCGCAGTCATTCATGTCCTGCATTTGATTAGGGAATGATTTGAAGTCATAATCACAACAACAGTCCCCCCTCTGACACCAGGACGTGCCATCTCACCTAGCTAATGAAAtatttattccattttttttttttttcgctccgaGTTTAATGATTGCATCAAGCTGCTTGAGAGCACATGCGCCATTTGACTTGCAAATGCGAGCAGGCTTTTGCAATTTGCTACTGAAATCatcgtctctctctctgtgatgataggtagaaaaaataaaaataatatcagCACAGAGCTAAATGTTGGGGATTAGAATTACTGGGATTAGAGGCATGCATGATTACAAACTATTGTGGAAATGATTAGATTTCATCAACATCGGCTTCTTGCTTACCGATCCGTTCTTGGTTGGGTAGGCGGTGACAGGCAAGAGAAAGACATTATTGCAACGGGACACAAACAAAGTTCACATTAGCACGCACAGTTAAATAAAGGCTGCTATGTGGTAGCTCTGCGGATGTTCAAATATAGGTCTACGTCGGGTCAAAGGTCGAGGGGAAACCCAGCTGCTCGCCCCTCTCGGATGACGAAAGCGTCAAGGCTGGACActaaaacatcaaacgtggagCTATAAGATGCCCCCATGAGGCTTTGTGGCAGGGCAGGgcgtgtttgtttatttataaaaCACCGGGCTGCTTTGACAGCATCTTAGAAATGCCGACACAAAATGAAGTCGAGACGAAAAAAggtgaaaatgacaaatgaaatCGAGGATGTACAGTAGAACCTGATggtagtttttttcccccattgaaatgaatggtacCTCAATTATTTCGGGGCAAAGATTTTCATTTGTGCGTGTGTATCGATTATCTTTTTTGGAACCCGTCATTTTCCTTGTAAAAGGGTCTTTGGATTTTTTAAAGGCGCACTGTGTTTTGCAAAACTGCACAACAATTTTGGCTCGGACTacacttccttccttccttctttctttccttccttccttccttattttcatccttctttccttcattattttcttccctccttcctccattattttcttccttcctatttatttatttatttacttatttatttatttatttatttattttaataattaataCCTGAAATTGTCCTtccttcatatttatttatttatttatttatttatttatttatttatttatttaagtaatAATAGTCCTACCTGCaattttccttttcttagaaaccATTCCCAGTGCAAATCAAAAATGAGATGAGTCACCAGTGACTAAGCAGCATGAGAAAGCACAATCTACCCCTTTCCGTGCTTTCATGTCATCTAAAGTAGTTCCTGACACAAAAATTGTACATGAATCAAAGTAATTTTTCTCTGAAAACGTTGCACAGATTTCTTTTTAAAGTGCTGTGATGAATTCATCTTAAGCAGTGGAGGAGCTTAATTCTTCACATGTAAGGAAACACGATCTTTCTGTGCTTCGCACGAAGGTTATAAAACCCTGCAAGATGATTTATCACTAGTGTCACATGTATAGACTGTGTGGCGTGTAATGGGGTGGCGGGACAAGAAAAGTTAAGAACGGGAAAGAATGAATGTTGTATGGCTCTGgtgttgtagaaaaaaaaaaaaaaggaatgaccTGCAAGGAATGACCCAACCCTTTTTAGCCACACCTCCAATAAATGACTTTTCATTTTAGTAAGTCACAGGAACAAGTGACCCACGTTTAAAATGAACACTCTTTCACGCGTAACATCTGGCAAACATATGAGGTACAAATAGGGTAGTATATCCTAAAGGCATCAATTACATTCCAACATCCTGATGCAACATGCTATATAAGACTTTTTCTCAACTcaacaatgttcatttgcaactTACCTGCTTCTTCCTATATTCTACGAGCTGTGACAGACCAAAAACGGTAGCGACGGCTCCGCCGCCGATCATAGCCGTCCGTTTGAGCGCCTTCCTGAACGCCATATTCCCTGCAAAAAAAAGCAACGTGTTATGAGGGGTACGTATAGGAGGCGTGCCAACCTCAAACTGGAGTAAGGAGGAGCCCAACAAGTGGTGAATGCTGCGGTTCTGTTTAACCCAGATTGGGTCTGTGAAACCCATTTtcagtttttatttaaaaaaaaaagaaaagtttttCTCCAACCTGGAATTCACCGGCTTTAGCTCATTTTCTtgcatttatattatattattaatgaGTCTAATTATTTCTGATTTGCAAAGTCTTGGGTTAGGCTTCCTGTTCTAATGGGGAGGACTGCTTTTCATACTTTATTTCCTGAGGATTAATGTTTAATAATGGCCGAACTAATTGTGTGAGTTTTCTTATTTCTGatagtgtatttattttttaacacaaCTTGGCTTGGCAGCTCATTAGAAAAAGCTACACTGTAATGTGAATGCaaataatgacaataatgaGGCCGGGGGTTAAGAAGGCGAGGCTGGATGAGCCGGCTCGTCCACACTCAGTCACGCTGCTGAGGGAAGGCGCCAATGCTGGGCCAGCCCCGGGGCTCAGCCGACATGCACAAAATTATGAGTCAGCATCGGAGGGCGTAGTGGGGCTTTCTGGGTGGCTGTAGTAATGCCAAACGTGTTATTGTGACGAGAAGTCTCCTGCACTGAGCGCTCATCTTAAGCTGACATCTTGCTATGGATTACAATGCTCTCCGGTTTGATCTTTGGGGGGAGACGAACGCTGACGAATAAAGTGATGTGAAAATGAAAGAGGGGCAAAAAACACAATGCGTCATACAAACTGACTAGAGCAGAAAGGAGATTTCCTGTTTTTGTTGTgggttttttaatttaaaatctttttttttcatgcgtaATAACACAAGGTTATTACAGTACTGGCTTCCGAGGCGCGAACTACATTATGTCTTTTGACAAACGGACCATAAAGATGTTGAATAATAATTGAGATTATAAATGACTCTAAAGATGAGGCGCTTTTCACTTACAGATTGCCTTGTTTGGGGCTTGATAAACGGTCGCTCAGGGCGATGCAGGGCGGAGAACGAGGCATCGGTTGTCCTAGCCTGTCTGGTAGCCCGATGAGTTTGACAGCTTCAACCAGGAAGTGGAGCTACGTTTGAATGACGTGAGCTTCCACCAATCAGAGTACGCGCGTCTGCTCTTTTTGTCCAATCACAGCTCGGAATAGACGACCTTGCCTTTGCATGACGTAACGAAGCAGCGGCTTGCTCAAGTCCCCCAACGTCCTTCGAGGGATCATTACAAAGAGCCAAGTGCCACCAGCTGTCGTCTTTTGGCACACAAAATATTAACAACACGTCATACAGTATTACGTTGCCATTACAATTGTATCTTTTAAAGGAGTGGTTTCGCCCAAGCGTTCATCAAACACCACACAGAAATTTTATTTCTAAAGTAATTTAAAATTATTGTAAGACAGTCAGCCGTATTACGCGCAGATTCGTTGTACTTgcatatattaaatatattgcACAAAAAATACCTTAAAACAAACCTCACCCCATTAAAAAGATGCTGAAGGgtcagagagatagagagagagagagagagagagagagagagagagagagagagagagagagagagagagagagagagagagagagagagagagagagagagagagagagaccccacacacacatgcgtaatGGTTGTGGCGCACGCGTACGCACCACCCACACAAAAGCACATTGTCGGTGTCTCTGGAACCCAAATCTGCATTTGCCACCAGCAAGTGGACTTCATGATCGCTGCACGGCAAAAGACTTGCAGCCGTTTTGGATTACATTCCGTCAACCAAGATTGAAGGTAAATTACCAGAATATTGTCTGATATTCCGaatcaatacatttttatttttagtgtgTAATATACTCTACTGCACTTTTTAAATCCAATTTCAGTGACCATGCCATGCGTGCAGACGCAATTCAGCTCCTCTCCTCCAGGAGCCAGCCCGGCGTCTCAGAGCGCCGTCGGAGAGCGGAGCTGTGATTTCATCACTCCGGAGTTTGTCAAGTTCAGCATGGACCTTGCGAACAGTGAAATCTCAGCTTCGCCGTCGGGCGCAGAAGCTTACAGCTGCGGCTACGACGTCAAGCCCCAGTGTCTATTCCAAATGCCGCATCACCGGGAGCTGTCGTGCGTCAAGACGGAAGATACGCGTGGTTGCCCAGCGAGATTTCAACCTGGGCAACATCTGCAGGCGGCTGATTTGCTCTCCTCCACCAGTTCCGTTTACTATTACCAATCTTCATCCTCGCGCGCACCCATCATGCCCAACTTTCAAAGTCCACCAATATGGGAGGACTCTGGTCCTCTGATCCCTCAAGACTATTCGGCACAGAGGAAAAACTCCTTATCCAGATTCTCACTGTTTTCCATCAAACATACTGAAGAAGACAATCGGAACTTTTCAAGCCCCATGAAATTTGATCGCCCTTTCCACCTGTCCACCAATGTGGACCAAGCGCTGGACTCTTCGGGTCTTTTTTGCTGTACCGGACTGCAGGGGTgtgcggggtttcaccctctgcAGCTCGCCCATACTCAGCACTTAAGGAACAACCTGAGTCCTTCCACGTGCACCCCCAGCCGAGGACGACCGAGCGCGGAGGGATTGTGCGCGGTGTGCGGGGACAACGCAGCCTGCCAGCACTACGGAGTGAGAACTTGCGAGGGATGCAAAGGATTCTTCAAGGTGGGGTGTACATTTACCTCAACGATATTTAGGTGTTTCCGATATTTCAGATTAGTACCCAGTTGATTGTCATTTATGCCACTGGATAAACACATGTTATGCGTAAGAGCCAGAGACacgatttttattgttattattttt is a window from the Syngnathus scovelli strain Florida chromosome 2, RoL_Ssco_1.2, whole genome shotgun sequence genome containing:
- the gpd2 gene encoding glycerol-3-phosphate dehydrogenase, mitochondrial, producing the protein MAFRKALKRTAMIGGGAVATVFGLSQLVEYRKKQARLARVAAEAELKAPFRHELPSRRAQLATLKDKDFDVLVIGGGATGVGCALDAVTRNLQTALVERDDFSSGTSSRSTKLIHGGVRYLQKAIMKLDYEQYMMVKEALHERANLLEVAPHLSAPLPIMLPVYKWWQLPYYWAGIKMYDLVAGVQCLKSSYVLSKTKALEFFPMLKKDKLVGAIVYYDGQHNDARMNLAIGLTAARYGAAMANYTEVVHLLKKKDPQTGSETVCGAHCRDLLTGEEFDVKAKCVINATGPFTDSVRKMDNQETQNICQPSAGVHIVIPGYYSPDNMGLLDPATSDGRVIFFLPWEKMTIAGTTDTPTTVTAHPIPGEDDINFILNEVRNYLSPDVEVRRGDVLAAWSGIRPLVTDPNSKDTQSICRNHIVSISDSGLVTIAGGKWTTYRSMAEETLDAAIKRHGLPAEKCKTVGLMLEGSKDWTPTLYIRLVQDYGLEQEVAQHLASTYGGKAYDVAKLAMVTGRRWPIVGKRLVSEFPYIEAEVLYAIKEYACTAIDLIARRTRLGFLNVQAADEALPRIVQIMAKELGWSQERKTAELEAAKKFLYQEMGYRSRSEQLTKTSEMTLDNQEIARYKKRFQMFDKERKGFITTPDVQQVLDSISVHIDENALHEILNEVDVNKNGQIELGEFLQLMSAVKKGHVSDSRLAILMKSAEETLDMRGPVTVDRSGGGV